In Paludisphaera mucosa, one DNA window encodes the following:
- a CDS encoding sugar O-acetyltransferase encodes MPTEREKMLAGSMYDPFDPELVTARDRARDLCKALNATHEAQTDERRRLLRELFGAGGDTVWMQPPFYCDYGSNITLGERVFFNFNCLVLDVAEVRIGDYTLFGPSVQIYTAMHPMNAAERRLHEYAEPIAIGSDVWVGGAAVICPGVTIGSRSVIGAGSVVTRDVPEGVFAAGNPCRVIREITE; translated from the coding sequence ATGCCCACCGAGCGCGAGAAGATGCTGGCCGGGTCGATGTACGACCCGTTCGACCCCGAGCTGGTGACGGCGCGCGACCGCGCCCGCGACCTCTGCAAGGCGCTCAACGCGACGCACGAGGCCCAGACTGACGAGCGCCGGCGGCTCCTGCGCGAGCTGTTCGGCGCGGGGGGCGACACGGTCTGGATGCAGCCGCCATTCTATTGCGACTACGGTTCGAACATCACGCTGGGGGAGCGGGTCTTCTTCAACTTCAACTGCTTGGTGCTCGACGTCGCCGAGGTCCGGATCGGCGACTACACGCTGTTCGGGCCCTCGGTGCAGATCTACACGGCGATGCACCCGATGAACGCCGCCGAGCGTCGCCTGCACGAGTACGCCGAACCGATCGCCATCGGCTCCGACGTCTGGGTCGGCGGCGCGGCGGTGATCTGCCCCGGGGTGACGATCGGCTCGCGGTCGGTGATCGGGGCCGGCAGCGTCGTGACCCGCGACGTCCCCGAGGGCGTCTTCGCCGCCGGCAACCCCTGCCGCGTCATCCGCGAGATCACCGAGTGA
- a CDS encoding DUF6985 domain-containing protein translates to MSPSVDHPAFGPLFRDADGSALVTFRRFPFMRPFWYPGPDAAIALLDEPERQWVRDWERNGAGLARVRRHSDVHSALQALGVYEVGVDVEKGGGPSSSQAETYRLFLDREEAICGNVFDALLRYYRHARAALPDWFEGDEYPEGRTIEELGPWVSFDGIQLGRGESHGLVPVGLAWEPAWDREHKLAMVLYRDQVLEIGPACGSMLLLCPEEYLTASDLLWGPDQLTDAERSALGDFLDGYGLDPRYGV, encoded by the coding sequence ATGTCCCCCTCCGTCGATCACCCGGCGTTCGGGCCGTTGTTCCGCGACGCGGACGGCTCGGCGCTGGTGACGTTCCGCCGGTTTCCGTTCATGCGGCCCTTCTGGTATCCGGGGCCCGACGCCGCGATCGCCCTCCTCGACGAGCCGGAGCGGCAGTGGGTCCGCGACTGGGAACGGAACGGGGCCGGGCTCGCCCGCGTCCGCCGCCACAGCGACGTCCACTCCGCCCTCCAGGCGCTGGGCGTCTACGAGGTGGGCGTCGACGTCGAGAAAGGGGGCGGGCCCTCGTCCTCGCAGGCCGAGACCTACCGCCTGTTCCTCGACCGCGAGGAGGCGATTTGCGGGAACGTGTTCGACGCCCTCCTGCGGTACTACCGACACGCCCGCGCGGCCTTGCCCGACTGGTTCGAGGGCGACGAGTACCCCGAGGGCCGCACGATCGAGGAGCTGGGTCCCTGGGTTTCGTTCGACGGGATCCAGCTGGGCCGCGGCGAGTCGCACGGCCTCGTCCCGGTGGGCCTGGCCTGGGAGCCCGCCTGGGACCGGGAGCACAAGCTCGCGATGGTCCTCTACCGCGACCAGGTGCTCGAGATCGGCCCGGCCTGCGGCAGCATGTTGCTCCTCTGCCCGGAGGAGTACCTGACGGCTTCGGATTTGCTGTGGGGGCCCGACCAGTTGACCGACGCCGAGCGCTCGGCCCTGGGGGATTTCCTCGACGGGTACGGGCTGGATCCGCGCTACGGCGTGTAG